CGAACTGATACGCATACTGGTACGCCCACTGCGAGATCGGTCGCGAATAGTCGCGCGGGACGCTGCGCATGATGACCTGTCCGTCGAAACACTGTCCGAAGATGTAGCGGGCGCGGACCAGGTGATAGCGCCAGCTGATCACGATCACCGACTTCCAGCCGCGTTCCTCGGCCATCCGTTGGGTGAACATGGCCTCGCCCTGGGTGGTCGAGGGGTTCGGGGCGAAGCAGATGACCTCGACGGCCGGTGTGCCGGCGTTGCAGACGCGATCCATGATCCGTTTGTCCGAACTCGTGTACGGCGGAGCGTAGGGCCGGTAGGGATCGGAGATCAGTACGGTGTCGGCGTAGCCCTCCCGGGCGAGGCGTAACCCGTAGTCCTCGCGGCCGTCGTGTTCGCCGCCGAGCACGACGATGGCGTCGGCCTTGCGCAGGTCGTCCTGGTGCTCCCGCTGGAACAGCTGATAGCCGAGTCCTGCCGCGACCACCACCATGACGAGTACGCAGACCATCACCCCGAGCACGGTCGACCACAGCCGACGACGTCGCATCGCCTTCTTGGGCATCAGCGAGCAGGCGGTGTGGCGGCGGGCATGTGGCGAATTCTGCCCCGCGCGGGCATGCCGGGCAGCCCGGAGTAGGTCACATCACATCCGGCCGGTCGGTCAGACGACCAAACCCACCGTGGTCAGGACCGCCCAGAGCAGCATCGCCTGGCCGGTCGCACCGAGCGAGGGGATGAGGCCGGGGCCGACGGCGCCGGTCCGCACCGGCCGATAGGCGATCCAGATCAGGGGTGCCGCGAGGAGGCCGATCAACGCCCACGGCGTCGCCGCGATCAGCGCGATGCTCACCACCAGCGGCACCGCGAGGAGCGCGCCGAACATCAGTCGGGTCCGCTTGTCGCCCAGCCGGACCGCGAGGGTGATCTTGCCGGACTCGGTGTCGCTCGGGATGTCGCGCAGATTGTTGACCACCAGGACGGCCGACGAGATGGAGCCGATGGCGATCGCGCACAGCAGGCCGATCCAGTCGACGGCGCCGCTGACCACGTACTGGGTGCCGAGCACGGCGACGAGCCCGAAGAACGTGAACACGGCGATCTCCCCGAGGCCGATGTACCCGTAGGGCTTCTTGCCGCCGGTGTAGAACCAGGCGCCCGCGATGCAGATCGCACCCACGAGTACCAGCCACCAGGCGGTGGTGATCGCGAGGATCAGGCCGCACACCGCGCCGATGCCGAAGCAGAGGAATGCCGCGTTCTTCACGGCGGCGGGGGAGGCCGCTCGCGAGCCGACCAGTCGCATCGGGCCGACGCGGTCGTCGTCGGTGCCGCGCACGCCGTCGGAGTAGTCGTTGGCGAAGTTGACGCCGATGATCAGCGCGACCGCGACGATCAGCGCGAGGGCTGCCTTCCACCAGACGACGTCGCCGAGGTCACGCACTGCGCCGACGCCGACGATCACCGGCGCGATCGCGTTGGGCAGCGTGCGCGGGCGTGCGCCCTGTAACCACTGCTTCGGGGTTGCCATCCTGCCGATCTTTCCACGCCACCGAAGTGCTGGTGCGGATGGTGTGCCCGGTGGTCAGGATCTGCGGCGACCTCGACGACGCTGCGCCCAGCGCCGGCCCGCCGACGTCTCGGTCCGCCACAGCGCCCACCCGGCGATCGCGAATCCGGCCACCGACAGCAGGTCCGATTCGGTAACCCCGTGCCGGTCGCTGATGACGACCAACGTCGCACCTTCGAGCGGTCCGTTGAAGACGATCCAGGCGCCCGCCACCACGATGAGCACCGCCGCCGACAGCCGTCCCGGGCGCGCCAGGCACCAGGCGCCGCACGTGAAGAGCAGCGCCATGAGCACCAGCGCATGGAACGGGTCGATCGATCGCATTCGTCCAGTATCCAGTGGTCACCTGAGTGGGTTCACAGGAAATGCGGCGTCAACGTGGGATTGCCCACAGCGCAACGTGAATTCGTCCTCTGCACGACCCATCCGCAACTGGTAGCTTCCGAACCGCAGGATGAAGACCATTCACGATCAGCATTCACATTCACACGATCTTCGGGGAGATTGAGATGAAGAATTCACTGACCACACGTATGGCCGGGATCGCGCTCGCAGGAGCGATCGGTATCGCCGGTTTCGCCACCGCTCCGGCCTTTGCGGAGCCGTCTGCGGCCGGCCCGGCGGCGACGTCGCCCGCCGAGGTGACACCCGGCGCCGGGGTCGACTGGCGTCTGGTCCAGCAGAATGCCGCGGCCGCCGGCGATGCACAGGGTGCCGCCGCCGCGGCGTGGATTCTGGGCGAGCACACCTCCACGACGCCGACCGCGCTGGACAAGAGCAATCTCTCGTCTGCTGTGCTTGCGGCAACCCGTTATTCGCCGGTCGCCGATGAGTCCTCGAGCGGCTCGTCGTCGGGGTCCGCCGGGTCGTCGAGCGGCTCGGCAAGCGGATCGTCCGATCTGATCGAGCAGGCCGTCGATGACTTCTTCGACAATTTCGACTGGGAGACGGTCACCGTCCCACTGTTGTCGATCTTCCTTCAATCGCAGGGTATCCCCGCGATCATCGCAACCCCGCTGGCGCAGATCATCTGGGGTGCGATCGAGGCCACCTTCCCGCAGCGCGCCGTGTGACGAGTCTCGTTTCAATGCTTCATCGACACGTCGAGCCGGCACCGAGGACCGCGCACAATGCCTGTAGCGCTTCGGGTTGCGCGCGGTAGTAGACGTTCATGCCGCGACGCTCCGGTGTGACCATGCCCGCCTTCTTCAGTTGGGACAGGTGATGGCTGGTGGTGGCCTCGGTCAGCCCCACGGCGGTGGCGAGGTCGCATGTGCACACCTCGCCCTGCTCGTCGGTGAGCAGCAGTGACATCAGCGTGATCCGCGCCGGGTCGGCAAGTGCCTTGAGCCGCAGTGCGATTTCGAGTGCCGCGTCGCCGTCGAGCGGCGCCGCCGAGACCGGCGTGCAACAGATCGGTGCGCTGATGTCGATCACGGGCAATGTCTTCGGCATGCATCCAACGTACCCAAGGCGTTGACATATGTCGAAAAGGTCGGCATCCTGGGCTCGTCGGAAGTAATTCGATATATGTCTCACACGTGGAGGTTTGTGATGTCCCGGATGCAACTCGCGCTCAACGTCGGCGACCTGGATCAGGCGGTCGAATTCTATTCGAAGCTGTTCGCCGTTCGGCCGGCCAAGCTCAAGGAGGGGTACGCCAACTTCGCCATCGCGGAGCCGCCGCTGAAGCTGGTCCTGCTCGAGAACCCGGGAAAGGGCGGCACGATCAATCATCTCGGCGTCGAGGTGGAGTCCAGCGAGAAGGTCCACGCCGAGATCGCACGTTTACGTGGCGAGGGACTCTTCACCCAGGAGGAGATCAACTCCACGTGTTGTTTCGCGACCCAGGACAAGGTCTGGGTGACCGGACCGGCGGACGAGAAGTGGGAGGTCTACACGGTGCTCGCGGACTCGGATACATTCGGGACGAGTCCGAACCTGTTGGCGGACAATGATGATCCGAAACGCGGCGCGGTGTGCTGTGGGGGCTCCGTCACGGACGCTGCACAGGACGCGGCCTGCTGCTGACGGACCCGAGTCGGCGGGCGAGGTCGGCGATGCGACCGGCGATCTCGTCGCGGACCAGGCGCATCCGGTCCATGCCCTCGATCCCGCGCAGCGACGGTTCGTCTGTCTCCCATACCTCGACGGTCGCGCCCTCGGGTGCGGTCACCCGTGCTGCGGTACCGATGACAACGGTCAGATCGGCTGCGCGCATCAGTGCGTCGGTGAGCTGACGCGGCTCGTGTGTTGAGATGTCGACGCCCACCTCGGCCAGCACGGCGGTCGAC
This sequence is a window from Gordonia insulae. Protein-coding genes within it:
- a CDS encoding YdcF family protein — encoded protein: MPKKAMRRRRLWSTVLGVMVCVLVMVVVAAGLGYQLFQREHQDDLRKADAIVVLGGEHDGREDYGLRLAREGYADTVLISDPYRPYAPPYTSSDKRIMDRVCNAGTPAVEVICFAPNPSTTQGEAMFTQRMAEERGWKSVIVISWRYHLVRARYIFGQCFDGQVIMRSVPRDYSRPISQWAYQYAYQFGGLAKAVVIGCDT
- a CDS encoding 1,4-dihydroxy-2-naphthoate polyprenyltransferase — translated: MATPKQWLQGARPRTLPNAIAPVIVGVGAVRDLGDVVWWKAALALIVAVALIIGVNFANDYSDGVRGTDDDRVGPMRLVGSRAASPAAVKNAAFLCFGIGAVCGLILAITTAWWLVLVGAICIAGAWFYTGGKKPYGYIGLGEIAVFTFFGLVAVLGTQYVVSGAVDWIGLLCAIAIGSISSAVLVVNNLRDIPSDTESGKITLAVRLGDKRTRLMFGALLAVPLVVSIALIAATPWALIGLLAAPLIWIAYRPVRTGAVGPGLIPSLGATGQAMLLWAVLTTVGLVV
- a CDS encoding Rv2640c family ArsR-like transcriptional regulator, which translates into the protein MPKTLPVIDISAPICCTPVSAAPLDGDAALEIALRLKALADPARITLMSLLLTDEQGEVCTCDLATAVGLTEATTSHHLSQLKKAGMVTPERRGMNVYYRAQPEALQALCAVLGAGSTCR
- a CDS encoding arsenate-mycothiol transferase ArsC, with product MPSPRPSVLFVCVSNRGKSVMAEGLAQQMAPGAFTASSAGTAAKIGAAPNDLSTAVLAEVGVDISTHEPRQLTDALMRAADLTVVIGTAARVTAPEGATVEVWETDEPSLRGIEGMDRMRLVRDEIAGRIADLARRLGSVSSRPRPVQRP
- a CDS encoding ArsI/CadI family heavy metal resistance metalloenzyme, whose amino-acid sequence is MSRMQLALNVGDLDQAVEFYSKLFAVRPAKLKEGYANFAIAEPPLKLVLLENPGKGGTINHLGVEVESSEKVHAEIARLRGEGLFTQEEINSTCCFATQDKVWVTGPADEKWEVYTVLADSDTFGTSPNLLADNDDPKRGAVCCGGSVTDAAQDAACC